One genomic segment of Fusobacterium sp. IOR10 includes these proteins:
- the dapF gene encoding diaminopimelate epimerase: protein MKFTKMQGAGNDFLLFDGYKYKLEDIVPKIKKMCDRRFGVGGDGIMVALPSENSDIKMYYYNSDGSQGEMCGNGIRCFSKFVYEKGIIEKKDKFTVETLAGIQNINLETENGHVKKVEVEIVNPRFKPSEVPVLLEGEEVFNREMDIDGKIIKFSSIYLGVPHTVIVMDSEDEFDINDIGAKIEKHPLFPKKTNVNFIYVENNKRLKIYTWERGAGRTLACGTGSCSAGLVANKLGLVDKEVEVIAEGGDLKVTVLENSVLLQGGAEITFEGEF, encoded by the coding sequence ATGAAATTTACAAAAATGCAAGGGGCAGGAAATGATTTTCTATTGTTTGATGGGTATAAGTATAAACTAGAGGATATAGTTCCTAAAATAAAAAAAATGTGTGATAGAAGATTTGGTGTTGGGGGAGATGGGATAATGGTAGCTCTTCCAAGTGAAAATTCAGATATAAAAATGTATTATTATAACAGTGATGGGTCCCAAGGGGAAATGTGTGGAAATGGTATTAGATGCTTTTCTAAATTTGTATATGAAAAGGGTATAATAGAAAAAAAAGATAAATTTACAGTTGAAACTTTAGCAGGAATTCAAAATATAAATTTAGAAACAGAAAATGGACATGTGAAAAAAGTAGAAGTTGAAATAGTAAATCCTAGATTTAAACCAAGTGAAGTTCCAGTTTTACTTGAGGGGGAAGAAGTATTTAATAGAGAAATGGATATAGATGGGAAAATTATAAAATTTTCTTCAATATATTTAGGAGTTCCTCATACTGTTATAGTTATGGATAGTGAAGATGAATTTGATATTAATGATATAGGTGCAAAAATAGAAAAACATCCTCTTTTTCCTAAAAAAACAAATGTAAACTTTATCTATGTTGAAAACAATAAAAGACTTAAAATTTACACATGGGAAAGGGGAGCAGGAAGAACTCTAGCTTGTGGAACAGGGTCTTGCTCTGCAGGATTAGTTGCAAATAAATTAGGATTAGTGGATAAAGAAGTTGAAGTTATTGCAGAGGGAGGAGATTTAAAAGTAACAGTATTAGAAAACAGTGTACTTCTTCAAGGGGGAGCTGAAATAACCTTTGAAGGTGAATT